CTATATGCGTATTGGTGGGGTGAAATGGGACGCTCCAGATGGTTGGCTCGACCGTGTGCGTGAATTTGTTCCGTATATGAGGGAGCAATTGAAAGGCTACCATGATTTCGTGACAGGCAATGAAATTTTCCATCAACGAGTCAATGGGGTGGGCACCTACACAAGGGAAGATGCCATTAATTATTCGTTGAGTGGGGCAAATTTACGTTGTACAGGAGTGGAGTGGGATTTACGTAAACATGAATCCTATTCCATATATGATCGTTTCCAGTTTGATGTGATTACTCGTCAAGAAGGAGATGCCCTTGCCAGGTATCATTGTCGCATGGATGAGATAGAAGAATCGCTTAAGATTATTGAACAGGCGGTGGAGCAGTGTCCTGAAGAGGGTAAGATTCTCGCAAAAGTACCGAAAATCGTAAAGCCACCAAAAGGAGAGGCTTATGTCCGGATCGAGTCACCAAGGGGAGAGATTGGCTGTTATATTGCTAGTCAAGGCAAAAAAGAGCCATATCGCCTCAAGTTCCGCCGTCCGTCTTTTTACAATCTGCAAATCCTTCCGAAGCTTCTCGAAGGGGAAAATATGGCGAACTTGATTACCATCTTAGGCGGCGTTGATATTGTACTCGGGGAG
This DNA window, taken from Pontibacillus yanchengensis, encodes the following:
- a CDS encoding NADH-quinone oxidoreductase subunit D, whose product is MLRTEEMLLNVGPQHPSTHGVFRLVVKIDGEIITEAKPVIGYLHRGTEKIAENLQYTQIIPYTDRMDYLSAMTNNYVICHAVETMMDIEIPERAEYLRVLAMELGRVASHLVWFGTYLLDIGAVSPFLYAFREREAIINLLTELSGARLTFNYMRIGGVKWDAPDGWLDRVREFVPYMREQLKGYHDFVTGNEIFHQRVNGVGTYTREDAINYSLSGANLRCTGVEWDLRKHESYSIYDRFQFDVITRQEGDALARYHCRMDEIEESLKIIEQAVEQCPEEGKILAKVPKIVKPPKGEAYVRIESPRGEIGCYIASQGKKEPYRLKFRRPSFYNLQILPKLLEGENMANLITILGGVDIVLGEVDG